From one Eptesicus fuscus isolate TK198812 chromosome 21, DD_ASM_mEF_20220401, whole genome shotgun sequence genomic stretch:
- the ALKBH6 gene encoding alpha-ketoglutarate-dependent dioxygenase alkB homolog 6 isoform X1: MELVSEDQDSRVPALEPFRVEQAPPVIYYVPDFISKEEEEYLLRQVFNAPKPKWTQLSGRKLQNWGGLPHPRGMVPERLPLWLQRYVDKVSDLNLFGGVPANHVLVNQYLPGEGIMPHKDGPLYYPTVSTISLGSHTMLDLYEPRQPKDDDPTEQPRPPPRPVTSLLLEPCSLLVLRGTAYTHLLHGIAAASVDPLDTASLPLNAAACPSARPGAHLVRGTRVSLTIRRVPRVLRAGLLLSK; the protein is encoded by the exons ATGGAGTTGGTGTCGGAGGATcaggactccagggtcccagcccTGGAACCATTCAGGGTGGAGCAG GCACCGCCTGTAATCTACTATGTCCCTGACTTCATCtccaaggaagaggaagagtattTGCTTCGACAG GTCTTCAATGCCCCAAAGCCAAAGTGGACTCAGCTCTCGGGGAGGAAGTTACAGAATTGGG gTGGGCTCCCACATCCCCGAGGGATGGTTCCTGAGCGGCTTCCTCTGTGGCTTCAGCGCTACGTGGACAAAGTATCTGACCTCAATCTTTTTGGGGGTGTCCCAGCCAACCATGTCCTTGTGAACCAGTATCTGCCTGGGGAGGGCATCATG ccccacaAGGACGGGCCACTGTACTACCCGACCGTCAGCACCATCAGCCTGGGCTCCCACACCATGCTGGATCTCTACGAGCCGCGGCAGCCAAAGGATGATGACCCTACAGAGCAG ccccggcccccgccccggccggtcACCTCGCTGTTGCTGGAACCCTGCAGCCTCCTGGTACTTCGTGGAACTGCCTACACACACCTCCTCCACGGCATCGCAGCGGCCTCTGTAGATCCACTTGACACCGCCTCCCTACCGCTCAACGCCGCTGCCTGCCCATCGGCAAGACCTGGAGCTCACCTGGTCCGTGGCACCCGTGTCTCGCTGACCATCCGCCGGGTGCCCCGTGTGCTGCGGGCTGGACTGCTCCTTAGCAAGTGA
- the ALKBH6 gene encoding alpha-ketoglutarate-dependent dioxygenase alkB homolog 6 isoform X2, with protein MELVSEDQDSRVPALEPFRVEQAPPVIYYVPDFISKEEEEYLLRQVFNAPKPKWTQLSGRKLQNWGGLPHPRGMVPERLPLWLQRYVDKVSDLNLFGGVPANHVLVNQYLPGEGIMDGPLYYPTVSTISLGSHTMLDLYEPRQPKDDDPTEQPRPPPRPVTSLLLEPCSLLVLRGTAYTHLLHGIAAASVDPLDTASLPLNAAACPSARPGAHLVRGTRVSLTIRRVPRVLRAGLLLSK; from the exons ATGGAGTTGGTGTCGGAGGATcaggactccagggtcccagcccTGGAACCATTCAGGGTGGAGCAG GCACCGCCTGTAATCTACTATGTCCCTGACTTCATCtccaaggaagaggaagagtattTGCTTCGACAG GTCTTCAATGCCCCAAAGCCAAAGTGGACTCAGCTCTCGGGGAGGAAGTTACAGAATTGGG gTGGGCTCCCACATCCCCGAGGGATGGTTCCTGAGCGGCTTCCTCTGTGGCTTCAGCGCTACGTGGACAAAGTATCTGACCTCAATCTTTTTGGGGGTGTCCCAGCCAACCATGTCCTTGTGAACCAGTATCTGCCTGGGGAGGGCATCATG GACGGGCCACTGTACTACCCGACCGTCAGCACCATCAGCCTGGGCTCCCACACCATGCTGGATCTCTACGAGCCGCGGCAGCCAAAGGATGATGACCCTACAGAGCAG ccccggcccccgccccggccggtcACCTCGCTGTTGCTGGAACCCTGCAGCCTCCTGGTACTTCGTGGAACTGCCTACACACACCTCCTCCACGGCATCGCAGCGGCCTCTGTAGATCCACTTGACACCGCCTCCCTACCGCTCAACGCCGCTGCCTGCCCATCGGCAAGACCTGGAGCTCACCTGGTCCGTGGCACCCGTGTCTCGCTGACCATCCGCCGGGTGCCCCGTGTGCTGCGGGCTGGACTGCTCCTTAGCAAGTGA
- the ALKBH6 gene encoding alpha-ketoglutarate-dependent dioxygenase alkB homolog 6 isoform X3: MELVSEDQDSRVPALEPFRVEQAPPVIYYVPDFISKEEEEYLLRQVFNAPKPKWTQLSGRKLQNWGGLPHPRGMVPERLPLWLQRYVDKVSDLNLFGGVPANHVLVNQYLPGEGIMPRPPPRPVTSLLLEPCSLLVLRGTAYTHLLHGIAAASVDPLDTASLPLNAAACPSARPGAHLVRGTRVSLTIRRVPRVLRAGLLLSK, from the exons ATGGAGTTGGTGTCGGAGGATcaggactccagggtcccagcccTGGAACCATTCAGGGTGGAGCAG GCACCGCCTGTAATCTACTATGTCCCTGACTTCATCtccaaggaagaggaagagtattTGCTTCGACAG GTCTTCAATGCCCCAAAGCCAAAGTGGACTCAGCTCTCGGGGAGGAAGTTACAGAATTGGG gTGGGCTCCCACATCCCCGAGGGATGGTTCCTGAGCGGCTTCCTCTGTGGCTTCAGCGCTACGTGGACAAAGTATCTGACCTCAATCTTTTTGGGGGTGTCCCAGCCAACCATGTCCTTGTGAACCAGTATCTGCCTGGGGAGGGCATCATG ccccggcccccgccccggccggtcACCTCGCTGTTGCTGGAACCCTGCAGCCTCCTGGTACTTCGTGGAACTGCCTACACACACCTCCTCCACGGCATCGCAGCGGCCTCTGTAGATCCACTTGACACCGCCTCCCTACCGCTCAACGCCGCTGCCTGCCCATCGGCAAGACCTGGAGCTCACCTGGTCCGTGGCACCCGTGTCTCGCTGACCATCCGCCGGGTGCCCCGTGTGCTGCGGGCTGGACTGCTCCTTAGCAAGTGA
- the ALKBH6 gene encoding alpha-ketoglutarate-dependent dioxygenase alkB homolog 6 isoform X4, producing MVPERLPLWLQRYVDKVSDLNLFGGVPANHVLVNQYLPGEGIMPHKDGPLYYPTVSTISLGSHTMLDLYEPRQPKDDDPTEQPRPPPRPVTSLLLEPCSLLVLRGTAYTHLLHGIAAASVDPLDTASLPLNAAACPSARPGAHLVRGTRVSLTIRRVPRVLRAGLLLSK from the exons ATGGTTCCTGAGCGGCTTCCTCTGTGGCTTCAGCGCTACGTGGACAAAGTATCTGACCTCAATCTTTTTGGGGGTGTCCCAGCCAACCATGTCCTTGTGAACCAGTATCTGCCTGGGGAGGGCATCATG ccccacaAGGACGGGCCACTGTACTACCCGACCGTCAGCACCATCAGCCTGGGCTCCCACACCATGCTGGATCTCTACGAGCCGCGGCAGCCAAAGGATGATGACCCTACAGAGCAG ccccggcccccgccccggccggtcACCTCGCTGTTGCTGGAACCCTGCAGCCTCCTGGTACTTCGTGGAACTGCCTACACACACCTCCTCCACGGCATCGCAGCGGCCTCTGTAGATCCACTTGACACCGCCTCCCTACCGCTCAACGCCGCTGCCTGCCCATCGGCAAGACCTGGAGCTCACCTGGTCCGTGGCACCCGTGTCTCGCTGACCATCCGCCGGGTGCCCCGTGTGCTGCGGGCTGGACTGCTCCTTAGCAAGTGA
- the SYNE4 gene encoding nesprin-4, which yields MALPPSLDPGPRSEPLNHPPGAPRELDIAEGTGCPPEEERIRPEQAQTLGQDSLDPSEHLQGGPKNTGPASGHPRLPTPCSHEDSTGGKHRESPVSGWEVLEAEQDRLHLCLLGLGLRLQDLERGLGPWTLAQNGMVQLQTLQADLRGTAERVDALLAFSEGLAQRSEPQARASLQQVLRALGAHRDSIFWRLWRLQAQLVSYSLVFKEANTLDQDLEIEADSDCPGPGGIWGPWEPSSLPTPAELEWDPAGDIGGFGPLGQKTAWTPGAPCELCGHRGPQSRGQGLEDIFRLGLSHRKHLVGHQRRSLLQKSQDKKTQASSSLQDVMLESPHSCIQAAPDLPPSSLPSLGGFHIAPVPVRGPLLFSGPTGQDTLLGAQLCQWSPPNLSTQPRHM from the exons ATGGCCCTGCCCCCATCTCTGGACCCTGGACCCCGGTCAGAGCCCCTCAATCATCCCCCTGGAGCCCCTAGGGAACTGGACATTGCTGAAGGCACCGGCTGCCCTCCCGAAGAGGAAAGAATCAG GCCAGAGCAAGCCCAGACTCTGGGGCAGGACTCTCTGGACCCTTCTGAGCACTTACAGGGTGGGCCGAAGAACACCGGGCCTGCATCTGGTCACCCCCGATTGCCAACGCCTTGTTCCCATGAGGACTCCACTGGGGGCAAACACCGTGAG AGCCCTGTCTCTGGCTGGGAGGTATTGGAGGCTGAGCAGGACCGCCTGCACCTTTGCCTATTGGGCCTGGGTCTCCGGCTGCAGGACCTAGAGCGAGGCCTGGGGCCCTGGACATTGGCCCAGAATGGGATGGTCCAGCTGCAG ACCCTGCAGGCAGACCTACGTGGGACAGCTGAGCGTGTAGATGCACTGCTGGCGTTCAGTGAGGGGCTGGCACAGCGGAGTGAGCCTCAGGCCCGGGCATCCCTGCAGCAGGTCCTAAGGGCCCTTGGCGCCCACCGAGACAGCATCTTCTGGCGGTTGTGGCGGCTGCAGGCCCAGCTGGTCAGCTACAGCCTG GTATTCAAGGAGGCCAACACACTGGACCAGGATTTGGAGATTGAGGCGGATTCAGACTGTCCAGGACCTGGTGGGATCTGGGGGCCCTGGGAACCCAGTAGCCTCCCCACTCCTGCAGAGTTAGAGTGGGACCCAGCAGGGGACATTGGGGGCTTCGGGCCCTTGGGGCAAAAGACAGCCTGGACACCAGGGGCTCCCTGTGAGCTGTGTGGCCACAGGGGCCCCCAGAGCAGGGGACAAGGCCTTGAG gaCATATTCAGGTTGGGTCTCAGCCACCGGAAACACTTAGTAGGTCACCAAAGACGCTCCCTGCTCCAGAAGTCTCAG GACAAGAAGACTCAAGCATCTTCCAGTCTCCAGGATGTGATGCTGGAG AGCCCCCACTCCTGCATCCAGGCGGCCCCTgaccttcctccttcttctcttccttctcttggtGGGTTTCACATTGCTCCTGTCCCagtcagggggcccctgctgttCTCCGGCCCCACTGGCCAGGACACCTTACTTGGTGCTCAACTATGTCAATGGTCTCCCCCCAATCTGAGTACACAGCCCAGACATATGTAA
- the SDHAF1 gene encoding LOW QUALITY PROTEIN: succinate dehydrogenase assembly factor 1, mitochondrial (The sequence of the model RefSeq protein was modified relative to this genomic sequence to represent the inferred CDS: inserted 1 base in 1 codon) — MSRPSRLQRQVLSLYRELLRAGRGKPGAEARVRAEFRQHACLPRSDVLRIEYLYRRGRRQLQLLRSGHAKTLDAFERPQGANEEPGEAGAPTTPPEERDDSRNPLEXESPEIPPGGR; from the exons ATGAGCCGGCCCAGCCGACTGCAGAGGCAAGTGCTTAGCCTGTACCGCGAACTGCTGCGCGCCGGGCGCGGGAAGCCGGGGGCCGAGGCGCGGGTGCGGGCCGAGTTTCGGCAGCACGCCTGCCTGCCGCGCTCCGACGTACTACGCATCGAATACCTGTACCGCCGCGGGAGGCGCCAGCTCCAGTTGCTACGCTCCGGCCACGCCAAGACCTTGGACGCCTTCGAGCGCCCGCAGGGCGCGAACGAGGAGCCCGGCGAAGCGGGGGCCCCTACGACTCCGCCTGAGGAGAGGGACGATTCGAGGAACCCTCTCG TGGAGTCACCGGAAATCCCGCCGGGTGGACGGTGA